From the Polyangia bacterium genome, one window contains:
- the rsmG gene encoding 16S rRNA (guanine(527)-N(7))-methyltransferase RsmG yields MVPKEEQALTQLRRMAEQWQLPLSRADRAALLTYGQLLLQWNERINLTGAKSLNELIDEHFSDAFAVARQIKSTAKVVDIGSGGGLPALPAALMAPQASILMVEPIRKKVAFLRTAIRTLRLSNRVSVVPERWEGALPGGRSAPFDVAMSRATFRPEDWLQKAWSLVRPEGRILALSAHRSLAIPDRLDPEDVESYADGTRWLLSFRRST; encoded by the coding sequence ATGGTGCCGAAAGAAGAACAAGCGCTAACACAGCTTCGGCGAATGGCGGAGCAATGGCAGCTTCCTCTGTCCCGGGCGGACCGAGCGGCATTGCTGACTTATGGCCAACTGCTCTTGCAATGGAATGAACGGATCAATTTGACGGGGGCGAAATCGCTCAATGAATTGATAGACGAGCATTTCTCGGACGCGTTTGCTGTCGCCAGGCAAATCAAGAGCACAGCCAAAGTGGTGGACATCGGGAGCGGCGGTGGTTTGCCTGCTCTGCCGGCGGCGCTGATGGCGCCCCAGGCCTCTATCCTCATGGTGGAACCGATCCGAAAGAAGGTCGCTTTTCTTCGAACGGCCATCCGCACCTTGCGGCTAAGTAATCGCGTATCGGTGGTGCCCGAAAGATGGGAAGGCGCTTTGCCTGGCGGACGCAGTGCCCCCTTTGATGTGGCTATGTCGCGAGCAACATTTCGTCCCGAAGATTGGTTGCAAAAGGCATGGTCCTTGGTTCGGCCGGAGGGTCGCATCCTGGCATTGTCGGCGCATCGGTCGCTTGCAATTCCGGATCGACTTGATCCGGAAGATGTCGAATCCTATGCCGATGGCACCCGCTGGCTATTATCTTTCCGACGTTCCACGTGA